The proteins below come from a single Saccharopolyspora sp. SCSIO 74807 genomic window:
- a CDS encoding MarR family winged helix-turn-helix transcriptional regulator, with amino-acid sequence MGPIDLGTHPGHLFRRVQQVHTMLWGAAVSEEITPPQFAVLNGLAEEPERDQRTLAERVALDRSTAADVVARLVRRGLVERTKDSADGRRNVLRLTESGQAAHENLVRRTERMIEILLTPLRGDEREQLLALLSRVAEAGERIRDPGTARS; translated from the coding sequence GTGGGACCCATCGATCTCGGCACGCATCCCGGGCACCTGTTCCGGCGCGTCCAGCAAGTGCACACCATGCTGTGGGGTGCGGCGGTCTCCGAGGAGATCACGCCGCCCCAGTTCGCGGTGCTCAACGGGCTCGCCGAAGAACCGGAACGGGACCAGCGCACGCTGGCCGAGCGGGTCGCGCTGGACCGCTCCACCGCCGCCGACGTGGTGGCGCGGCTGGTGCGGCGCGGGCTGGTCGAACGCACCAAGGACAGCGCGGACGGGCGGCGCAACGTGCTCCGGTTGACCGAGTCCGGGCAAGCCGCGCACGAGAACCTGGTGCGCCGCACCGAGCGGATGATCGAGATCTTGCTGACCCCGTTGCGCGGAGACGAGCGGGAGCAGCTGCTCGCGCTGCTGTCCCGCGTCGCCGAGGCGGGCGAACGCATCCGCGATCCCGGAACGGCCCGGAGCTGA
- a CDS encoding long-chain fatty acid--CoA ligase gives MSTYDERPWLARYDAGQPHDVAAEFPNALEMFQDSVRRHPDLPLIHYFDGTLTVREFDELTDAFACALLERGCSPGDRVALYLQNVPQFGIAMVGAWKAGCIAVSINPMNRHRELALLLADSGARVLVALRGLYESVGAAVLPDSPVELTITTSEHEYQTRSDPRALPDPIETVPTGTEDMAGLIAAHRGRRPPRVSPGPDDVAVLTYTSGTTGPPKGAMNTHGNIVFDARVWRDWIGVGADDVILGVAPMFHITGMVGHLALALLTPAPLVLTHRFEATAAVDAIREHRPTFTVGAITVFIALMNAPGASKDDFTSLRKIYSGGAPIPPSTVQAFEQQFGQRIHNVYGLTETSSATHAQPFHAESPVDELSGALSVGVPVYSTDVRIVGEDGADLPPGEEGELVISGPQVVPGYWNKLEETAHALPGGALHTGDVGYMDAEGWFYLVDRKKDQINAGGYKVWPREIEDVLYEHPAVREAAVVGVADPYRGETVKGYVSVRPGQRATPEELVAFCKERMAAYKYPREVEVLDELPKTTTGKLLRRELRAR, from the coding sequence ATGAGCACCTACGACGAACGCCCGTGGCTGGCCCGCTACGACGCCGGGCAGCCGCACGACGTCGCCGCCGAGTTCCCGAACGCGCTGGAGATGTTCCAGGACTCCGTGCGCCGCCACCCGGACCTCCCGCTGATCCACTACTTCGACGGGACGCTCACCGTCCGCGAGTTCGACGAACTCACCGACGCCTTCGCCTGCGCGCTGCTGGAGCGCGGCTGCTCGCCCGGCGATCGGGTCGCGCTCTACCTGCAGAACGTGCCGCAGTTCGGCATCGCGATGGTCGGCGCCTGGAAGGCCGGCTGCATCGCGGTCTCGATCAACCCGATGAACCGGCACCGCGAGCTGGCGCTGCTGCTGGCCGACTCCGGAGCGCGCGTCCTGGTGGCGCTGCGCGGGCTGTACGAATCGGTGGGCGCCGCGGTGCTGCCGGACAGCCCGGTGGAGCTGACGATCACCACCTCGGAGCACGAGTACCAGACCCGCAGCGACCCGCGAGCACTACCGGACCCGATCGAGACCGTGCCCACCGGCACCGAGGACATGGCCGGGCTGATCGCCGCGCACCGCGGCCGGCGCCCGCCCCGTGTCTCGCCCGGCCCGGACGACGTCGCCGTGCTCACCTACACCTCCGGCACCACCGGCCCACCGAAGGGCGCGATGAACACCCACGGCAACATCGTGTTCGACGCGCGGGTGTGGCGGGACTGGATCGGTGTCGGCGCCGACGACGTGATCCTCGGCGTGGCGCCGATGTTCCACATCACCGGGATGGTCGGGCACCTGGCGCTGGCGCTGCTGACGCCGGCACCGCTGGTGCTGACCCACCGGTTCGAGGCCACCGCCGCGGTCGACGCGATCCGCGAGCACCGGCCGACGTTCACCGTCGGGGCGATCACCGTGTTCATCGCCCTGATGAACGCTCCGGGCGCGAGCAAGGACGACTTCACCAGCCTGCGCAAGATCTACTCCGGTGGCGCGCCGATCCCGCCGAGCACGGTGCAGGCGTTCGAGCAGCAATTCGGGCAGCGGATCCACAACGTCTACGGGCTCACCGAGACCTCTTCGGCCACGCACGCCCAGCCGTTCCACGCCGAGTCGCCGGTCGACGAGCTCTCCGGTGCGCTCTCGGTCGGCGTGCCCGTCTACAGCACGGACGTGCGGATCGTCGGCGAGGACGGTGCGGACCTGCCGCCCGGCGAGGAGGGCGAACTGGTGATCTCCGGCCCGCAGGTGGTGCCGGGATACTGGAACAAACTCGAGGAGACCGCGCACGCTTTGCCCGGTGGCGCGCTGCACACCGGCGACGTCGGCTACATGGACGCCGAGGGCTGGTTCTACCTGGTGGACCGCAAGAAGGATCAGATCAACGCGGGCGGCTACAAGGTGTGGCCGCGCGAGATCGAGGACGTGCTCTACGAGCACCCCGCGGTGCGCGAAGCCGCCGTCGTCGGCGTCGCCGACCCGTACCGGGGCGAGACGGTGAAGGGGTACGTGAGCGTGCGCCCGGGCCAACGCGCCACCCCGGAAGAACTGGTGGCGTTCTGCAAGGAGCGGATGGCCGCCTACAAGTACCCGCGGGAGGTCGAAGTCCTCGACGAACTCCCCAAAACCACCACCGGCAAGCTGCTGCGCCGCGAACTCCGCGCCCGGTGA
- a CDS encoding S9 family peptidase, whose amino-acid sequence MSAPAPIRPASLAVSRSNFGFSPDGREVACVRTSEEISTLELWDFGTANRSARPHSLRSRSLGTRPAHSRASRFPQQRDGTARALHRGTVVDPSAQATPLGEGRVLLLTTDHELAELELIDTAAARSHLLGQVRAQEGYLLASPSAAQLGFLIAREDRERSAVWRITDGPPGVEPLVRLPGAASGGVWLDTDADLLALNLTRPDRRVEGVLVDLRRGSWQPLFSLSADSDDRILLHHQGSKLLLVRSTADGSDRLGWVVLDGASTVRFPDRLTSAHVPLAVDGGGQRVLLRRDSGALSALELYAPREDKLTPLSLPPGSTGDRACLPGKVVRVPFSSPARPSTLVTLAPSGACSTLPEDSEASELPPWASADLLRLGGGIEAIVYGGGQWRSCSHLVLALHPLEDAVWRWEFHPLFQDLAAVGVAVIAANHRDENGAWGAPGLPEILSLGHHLRSQRPGLPGSMLIGGGHGGRIALRAAGTAPDLWSGCAALAPELLADDELPRTITSVTSPLLLVHGVEDEVVPVQRARQLRRAVAGLGAAGPELRYFEVAGDHRGVAAATSGALRERIVSFCRGGTAPSPGSR is encoded by the coding sequence ATGAGCGCACCCGCCCCGATCCGGCCGGCCTCGCTGGCCGTGTCCAGGTCGAACTTCGGCTTCTCCCCGGACGGCCGGGAAGTCGCGTGCGTCCGGACCAGCGAGGAGATCTCCACCCTCGAACTGTGGGACTTCGGCACCGCCAACCGGTCCGCACGGCCGCACAGCCTGCGGTCCCGCTCCCTCGGCACGCGACCGGCCCACTCCCGCGCATCCCGCTTCCCGCAGCAGCGCGACGGCACTGCCCGCGCGCTGCACCGGGGCACCGTCGTCGACCCGTCCGCACAGGCCACACCGCTCGGCGAAGGCCGCGTGCTGCTGCTGACGACGGATCACGAGCTCGCCGAGCTGGAACTGATCGACACGGCCGCCGCCCGCTCGCACCTGCTCGGGCAGGTGCGCGCCCAGGAGGGCTACCTGCTGGCGAGCCCGTCGGCCGCGCAACTCGGTTTCCTGATCGCCCGGGAGGACCGGGAGCGGAGTGCCGTCTGGCGGATCACCGACGGCCCGCCCGGTGTCGAGCCACTCGTGCGGCTGCCTGGTGCCGCCTCTGGGGGTGTGTGGCTCGACACCGACGCGGATCTGCTCGCGCTGAACCTCACCCGGCCGGACCGGCGGGTCGAAGGCGTGCTGGTCGACCTGCGCCGCGGGTCCTGGCAGCCGCTGTTCTCGCTGTCGGCCGACAGCGACGACCGGATCCTGCTGCACCACCAGGGCTCCAAGCTGCTGCTGGTGCGCTCGACCGCGGACGGATCCGACCGGCTGGGCTGGGTCGTGCTGGACGGGGCGAGCACGGTGCGCTTCCCGGACCGGCTGACCTCGGCGCACGTCCCGCTGGCGGTGGACGGCGGCGGCCAGCGGGTATTGCTGCGGCGGGACTCCGGGGCGCTTTCCGCGCTGGAGCTCTACGCGCCGCGCGAGGACAAGCTCACCCCGCTGTCGCTGCCGCCGGGCAGCACCGGGGACCGCGCCTGCCTGCCCGGCAAGGTGGTCCGCGTGCCGTTCTCCTCGCCGGCGCGGCCGTCGACGCTGGTCACGCTGGCGCCGAGCGGGGCGTGCTCGACGTTGCCGGAGGACTCGGAGGCTTCGGAGCTGCCGCCGTGGGCCTCCGCCGACCTGCTGCGGCTGGGCGGCGGCATCGAGGCGATCGTCTACGGCGGCGGCCAGTGGCGGTCCTGCTCGCACCTGGTGCTCGCGCTGCACCCGCTGGAAGACGCGGTGTGGCGGTGGGAATTCCACCCGCTGTTCCAGGACCTGGCCGCGGTGGGGGTCGCGGTCATCGCCGCGAACCACCGCGACGAGAACGGCGCGTGGGGCGCGCCGGGCCTGCCCGAGATCCTTTCGCTCGGGCACCACCTGCGTTCGCAGCGCCCGGGCCTGCCAGGGTCGATGCTGATCGGTGGCGGGCACGGCGGGCGGATCGCGCTGCGCGCCGCCGGGACCGCGCCGGACCTGTGGTCGGGGTGCGCGGCGCTGGCACCGGAGCTGCTCGCCGACGACGAGCTGCCGCGCACGATCACCTCGGTGACTTCGCCCCTGCTGCTGGTGCACGGCGTCGAAGACGAGGTGGTGCCCGTGCAGCGAGCCAGGCAGCTGCGGCGGGCGGTCGCCGGGCTCGGCGCGGCCGGTCCTGAGCTGCGCTACTTCGAGGTCGCCGGTGATCACCGCGGGGTGGCCGCGGCGACCTCGGGCGCGCTGCGGGAGCGGATCGTGAGCTTCTGCCGGGGCGGCACGGCACCCTCGCCCGGGAGCCGTTGA
- a CDS encoding bifunctional o-acetylhomoserine/o-acetylserine sulfhydrylase, protein MSAELQDESAWSFETQQVHAGAAPDPATGARAVPIYQTTSYVFRDTQHAQDLFSLAEPGNIYTRINNPTQDVLEQRVARLEGGVGAVAVASGQAAETLTVLTLAQAGDHLVSSASLYGGTYNLFHHTLPKLGIEVSFVDDFDDPQAWRAAVRPNTKLLFAESQGNPRSNVLDVRAVADVAHEAGVPLVVDNTVTTPYLLRPLEHGADIVVHSATKYLGGHGTAVGGVVVDGGKFDFGANGARFPGFVEPDPSYHGLKYWEALGHGAFAAKLRVQLLRDLGPAISPFNAFLVLQGLETLSLRIERHNRNAQRLAEWLEARDEVEKVHYAGLPSSPWHELGRRYLDGGFGAIVSFELRGGVAAGRAFVEGTSLFSHLVNLGDVRSLIAHPASTTHSQLSEQEQLDAGVPPGLVRLAVGIESVEDLEADLEAAFRAAKAELEG, encoded by the coding sequence ATGTCCGCTGAACTGCAAGACGAGTCCGCCTGGTCGTTCGAGACCCAGCAGGTGCACGCCGGTGCCGCACCGGACCCGGCCACCGGCGCCCGCGCGGTGCCGATCTACCAGACCACCTCCTACGTCTTCCGCGACACCCAGCACGCGCAGGACCTGTTCAGCCTGGCCGAGCCCGGCAACATCTACACCCGCATCAACAATCCCACCCAGGACGTGCTGGAACAGCGGGTCGCGCGGCTGGAAGGCGGCGTCGGAGCGGTCGCGGTCGCCTCCGGGCAGGCCGCCGAGACGCTGACCGTGCTCACCCTCGCGCAGGCCGGGGACCACCTGGTCTCCAGCGCCTCGCTGTACGGCGGCACCTACAACCTCTTCCACCACACGCTGCCGAAGCTGGGCATCGAGGTCAGCTTCGTCGACGACTTCGACGACCCGCAGGCGTGGCGCGCGGCGGTGCGGCCGAACACCAAGCTGCTGTTCGCCGAATCGCAGGGGAATCCGCGCAGCAACGTGCTCGACGTGCGCGCGGTGGCCGACGTGGCGCACGAGGCCGGTGTGCCGCTGGTCGTGGACAACACGGTCACCACGCCGTACCTGCTGCGGCCGCTGGAGCACGGCGCGGACATCGTGGTGCACTCGGCGACGAAGTACCTCGGCGGGCACGGCACGGCCGTCGGCGGCGTCGTGGTCGACGGCGGGAAGTTCGACTTCGGCGCGAACGGAGCGCGGTTCCCCGGATTCGTCGAACCGGATCCCAGCTATCACGGGCTGAAGTACTGGGAGGCGCTCGGGCACGGCGCGTTCGCGGCGAAGCTGCGGGTGCAGCTGCTGCGCGACCTCGGACCCGCGATCTCGCCGTTCAACGCCTTCCTGGTGTTGCAAGGGTTGGAGACGCTGTCGCTGCGCATCGAACGGCACAACCGCAACGCCCAGCGGCTCGCCGAATGGCTCGAAGCCCGCGACGAGGTGGAGAAGGTGCACTACGCGGGCCTGCCGTCGAGCCCGTGGCACGAACTGGGCAGGCGGTACCTCGACGGCGGATTCGGCGCGATCGTCTCGTTCGAGCTGCGCGGCGGAGTCGCGGCCGGGCGGGCCTTCGTGGAGGGCACCTCGCTGTTCAGCCACCTGGTCAACCTCGGCGACGTGCGCAGCCTCATCGCGCACCCGGCCAGCACCACGCACAGCCAGCTCTCCGAGCAGGAGCAGCTGGACGCGGGCGTGCCGCCGGGGCTGGTGCGGCTCGCGGTCGGCATCGAGTCGGTCGAAGACCTCGAGGCCGACCTCGAAGCGGCGTTCCGAGCGGCGAAAGCCGAATTGGAGGGTTGA
- a CDS encoding tetratricopeptide repeat protein — protein MRRPDPVAAPGSAQVPRPDLDDALAAATRNLVCLVIGAAGWGKTTAVRSWAESTGADALWWAPSGSGRDAERLLGDLARAALPADADHAGDAAPVRDAAEACDRLGALRSTLHLVIDELHEVDEPTARTLAELCRLAPSGLHVVLLSRQDPPFSLERLRGRGKVTEIDAARLALAPSEIAELLRTALGAQPPGLADALHERTGGWPAAVCRAVQSLRAVPEPRAAEALPADHFRPYLTEEVLDGEPEPARHALHRLAVLGEATAAESGDVLTDLARRGLLRPAGLGRWSLVPPLAEFFAESRAVTPEARTELHLQAAEEHRREGRLGQALRHLVTARDADGCAALLHESGPALLEAGHVDAVLDADALLGERADVSLARIGGQAHQIRGRWAEAARRWRHAGDPGEPGLAWRIAAGALARGEPHEALAACSAAAPVDGDPDTARVFAVAAVAHRLIGEIERGAEFAEQAVDVAQRSRGIPGAGQISAVAHGARAVLNAARGDHRGAVTAWFDATDNAPDGRLAQLHVVRALHLVEGGSPGEAVQHADKALRIAEQHGEPLLRAHALTQRGAALARLGRFDEAIVAHDEACDVFRRYGSRFLSWALCVRGDVHRQRGRLERARSAYEEALALAGPDLLGTSSALLGLARVRVVDDPDEALRSAQRAIGLGELLHEVRALLTRGWIWWETGATELARADAALAAERARARGDEPGLAEALALTAVTSPDPLEHGRALDEAVQIWREGGFGIEQAQGLLLRHRLGPARDGVPATVDLAERTLREHGIVPDSRTAAGPLAAVAHLAPPVALHALGVFQVEHAGRPVPKASWQSRKARDLLKILVAKRRPVRREELMELLWPEVEPVRAGNRLSVLLSTVRDVLASRGPAAGSVLLTSEAGTVGLDPRHVRIDVESFAAQAERALEAHRQDHDEVTELLLAAEAAYTGDFLEDDPYQDWAAPLADELRTTHTALLRALTRRLRDEGDADRVARFALRLLRDDPYDEEAHLDLVETLLRQERFGEARRRYEIYGERMREISVAPRPFPEVSGTRRPDHPSE, from the coding sequence ATGCGACGTCCTGACCCCGTCGCGGCGCCAGGTTCGGCGCAGGTACCGCGCCCGGACCTCGACGACGCGCTGGCGGCGGCCACCCGCAACCTGGTGTGCCTGGTGATCGGAGCGGCCGGCTGGGGCAAGACGACCGCGGTCCGCTCGTGGGCCGAGTCGACCGGTGCCGATGCGCTCTGGTGGGCGCCCAGCGGATCGGGCCGGGATGCCGAACGGTTGCTGGGCGACCTCGCCCGCGCGGCGCTGCCCGCGGACGCGGACCATGCAGGCGACGCCGCGCCGGTACGCGATGCCGCCGAGGCGTGCGACCGGCTCGGCGCGCTTCGCAGCACCCTGCACCTGGTGATCGACGAGCTGCACGAAGTGGACGAACCGACGGCGCGAACGCTCGCCGAACTCTGCCGCCTCGCCCCGTCCGGGCTGCACGTGGTGCTGCTGTCCCGGCAAGATCCCCCGTTCTCCCTGGAACGGCTCCGGGGGCGGGGCAAAGTGACCGAGATCGATGCGGCCCGGCTGGCCCTCGCCCCCTCCGAGATCGCCGAACTGCTGCGCACAGCGCTGGGCGCGCAACCACCCGGACTCGCCGATGCACTGCACGAACGCACCGGCGGCTGGCCGGCCGCCGTCTGCCGGGCGGTGCAATCGCTGCGCGCGGTACCGGAACCCCGCGCCGCCGAGGCGCTGCCCGCCGACCACTTCCGCCCGTACCTGACCGAAGAAGTGCTGGACGGCGAACCCGAACCGGCGCGGCACGCGCTGCACCGGCTGGCCGTGCTCGGCGAGGCCACCGCGGCGGAGTCCGGCGACGTGCTCACCGACTTGGCCAGGCGCGGACTGCTGCGCCCGGCCGGGCTCGGGCGCTGGTCGCTGGTGCCACCGCTGGCGGAGTTCTTCGCCGAATCCCGGGCCGTCACCCCCGAAGCACGCACGGAACTGCACCTGCAGGCCGCTGAAGAGCACCGCCGCGAAGGCAGGCTGGGGCAGGCGCTGCGGCACCTGGTCACCGCACGCGACGCGGACGGCTGCGCGGCGCTGCTGCACGAGTCCGGACCCGCGCTGCTGGAGGCCGGGCACGTCGACGCGGTGCTGGACGCGGACGCGCTGCTCGGTGAGCGCGCCGACGTGTCCCTGGCCCGAATCGGCGGACAGGCCCACCAGATCCGCGGCCGCTGGGCGGAAGCTGCGCGGCGGTGGCGGCACGCGGGAGATCCGGGCGAGCCGGGCCTGGCGTGGCGCATCGCTGCCGGTGCGCTCGCCCGCGGCGAACCCCACGAAGCGCTGGCTGCCTGTTCGGCCGCCGCTCCCGTCGACGGCGACCCCGACACCGCCCGGGTGTTCGCGGTCGCAGCGGTGGCGCACCGCCTCATCGGCGAGATCGAGCGCGGCGCCGAGTTCGCGGAACAAGCGGTGGACGTGGCGCAACGCAGCCGCGGAATTCCGGGCGCCGGACAGATCTCCGCAGTGGCGCACGGCGCTCGCGCGGTGCTGAACGCCGCGCGCGGAGACCACCGGGGTGCCGTCACCGCTTGGTTCGACGCCACCGACAACGCTCCGGACGGCCGGCTCGCCCAGCTGCACGTCGTCCGGGCGCTGCACCTGGTGGAGGGCGGCTCGCCCGGAGAAGCGGTGCAGCACGCCGACAAGGCGCTGCGCATCGCCGAACAACACGGTGAACCGCTGTTGCGGGCGCACGCGCTCACCCAGCGAGGCGCGGCGCTGGCCCGGCTCGGCCGGTTCGACGAGGCGATCGTGGCGCACGACGAAGCATGCGACGTCTTCCGCCGCTACGGCTCGCGGTTCCTGTCCTGGGCGCTGTGCGTGCGCGGGGACGTGCACCGCCAACGCGGGCGGCTGGAACGCGCCCGCTCCGCGTATGAAGAAGCGCTCGCGCTGGCCGGACCGGACCTCCTCGGCACCAGCTCGGCGCTGCTGGGGCTCGCACGAGTGCGAGTGGTCGACGACCCGGACGAGGCGCTCCGATCCGCGCAGCGGGCGATCGGCCTCGGCGAGCTGCTGCACGAGGTGCGCGCGCTGCTGACTCGCGGCTGGATCTGGTGGGAGACCGGCGCCACCGAGCTGGCCCGCGCCGACGCCGCGCTGGCCGCCGAACGTGCCCGGGCGCGCGGCGACGAGCCCGGCCTGGCCGAAGCGCTGGCGCTGACCGCGGTGACCTCCCCGGATCCGCTGGAGCACGGACGGGCGCTCGACGAGGCCGTGCAGATCTGGCGCGAAGGCGGCTTCGGCATCGAGCAAGCGCAGGGACTGCTGCTGCGGCACCGGCTGGGCCCGGCCCGCGACGGGGTACCCGCCACGGTCGATCTCGCCGAGCGCACCTTGCGCGAACACGGCATCGTGCCGGATTCCCGCACCGCCGCCGGCCCGCTGGCGGCGGTCGCGCACCTGGCTCCTCCGGTCGCGCTGCACGCGCTGGGAGTGTTCCAGGTCGAGCACGCTGGGCGCCCGGTGCCGAAGGCGTCGTGGCAGTCCCGCAAAGCGCGGGACCTGCTGAAGATCCTGGTGGCGAAGCGGCGGCCGGTGCGCCGGGAAGAACTGATGGAGCTGCTGTGGCCGGAGGTCGAGCCGGTCCGGGCGGGCAACCGGCTGTCGGTACTGCTCTCGACCGTGCGCGACGTGCTCGCCTCCCGCGGGCCTGCGGCCGGGTCGGTGCTGCTGACCAGCGAAGCGGGCACGGTCGGGCTGGACCCGCGGCACGTGCGCATCGACGTGGAGTCCTTCGCCGCCCAGGCCGAGCGCGCGCTGGAGGCGCACCGCCAGGACCACGACGAGGTCACCGAGCTGCTGCTGGCCGCCGAAGCCGCCTACACCGGCGATTTCCTGGAGGACGATCCGTACCAGGACTGGGCCGCCCCGCTGGCCGACGAGCTGCGCACCACGCACACCGCGCTGCTGCGGGCGCTGACCCGGCGGCTGCGCGACGAAGGCGACGCCGACCGGGTCGCGCGGTTCGCGCTGCGGCTGCTGCGGGACGACCCGTACGACGAAGAGGCGCACCTCGACCTGGTCGAGACGTTGCTGCGCCAGGAGCGGTTCGGGGAGGCGCGGCGCCGCTACGAGATCTACGGCGAGCGGATGCGGGAGATCTCGGTAGCGCCGCGCCCGTTCCCGGAAGTCTCCGGCACCCGGCGCCCCGATCACCCTTCCGAGTAG
- a CDS encoding 4-hydroxybenzoate 3-monooxygenase codes for MRTSVAIIGAGPAGLLLARLLQRQGIDSVVLESRSREHVEHRQRAGILEQGTIDVLRECGAGERMDREGLPHDGIELRFGRAGHRIDMAALTGGRQVMVYAQTEVVRDLVALRLESGSPLLFEAEALAVEGAEGEQPRVRYRHDGAEQVLAADYVVGTDGFHGVARKSIPPERVRTYERTYPYAWLGILASVPPSTDELIYANHERGFALHSMRSTQVSRLYLQVPPDTSLQDWPDEEIWAELDRRFEVDADWKLQRGPITERSVTPMRSFVSEPLRHGRLLLAGDAAHIVPPTGAKGLNLAAADVTLLARALGSSLLRGDDAELDAYSDTALRRVWRAEHFSYFMTTLLHTDPAADDFGRRLQLSHLDYVANSTAAATSLAENYVGLPLPAGPA; via the coding sequence ATGCGCACCAGCGTGGCCATCATCGGAGCGGGACCGGCCGGACTGCTGCTGGCCCGGCTGCTGCAGCGGCAGGGCATCGACTCGGTCGTGCTGGAATCCCGCTCCCGCGAGCACGTCGAGCACCGCCAGCGCGCCGGGATCCTGGAGCAGGGCACCATCGACGTGCTGCGCGAATGCGGCGCGGGGGAGCGGATGGACCGCGAGGGCCTGCCGCACGACGGCATCGAACTGCGCTTCGGCAGGGCCGGGCACCGCATCGACATGGCCGCGCTGACCGGCGGACGGCAGGTGATGGTCTACGCGCAGACCGAGGTCGTGCGCGATCTCGTGGCGTTGCGCCTGGAGTCCGGCTCCCCGCTGCTGTTCGAGGCGGAAGCGCTCGCGGTGGAGGGCGCCGAGGGGGAGCAGCCCAGGGTGCGCTACCGGCACGACGGCGCCGAGCAGGTCCTGGCGGCCGATTACGTCGTCGGAACCGACGGTTTCCACGGTGTGGCGCGCAAATCCATCCCGCCGGAGCGGGTGCGGACCTACGAGCGCACCTATCCCTACGCGTGGCTGGGCATCCTCGCTTCGGTGCCGCCGTCCACCGACGAGCTGATCTACGCCAATCACGAGCGCGGCTTCGCGCTGCACAGCATGCGTTCGACCCAGGTCAGCAGGCTGTACCTGCAAGTGCCGCCGGACACCTCGCTGCAGGACTGGCCGGACGAGGAGATCTGGGCGGAACTGGACCGGCGCTTCGAGGTCGACGCGGATTGGAAGCTGCAGCGCGGGCCGATCACCGAACGATCCGTGACGCCGATGCGCAGCTTCGTGTCCGAACCGCTGCGGCACGGGCGGTTGCTGCTGGCCGGCGACGCGGCGCACATCGTGCCGCCGACCGGGGCGAAGGGGCTCAACCTGGCCGCAGCGGACGTGACGCTGCTGGCCCGCGCGTTGGGCTCGTCGCTGCTGCGCGGTGACGACGCCGAACTGGACGCCTATTCGGACACCGCGCTGCGACGGGTGTGGCGGGCCGAGCACTTCTCGTACTTCATGACCACGCTGCTGCACACCGACCCGGCCGCGGACGACTTCGGACGCCGGTTGCAGCTGTCCCACCTGGACTACGTGGCGAATTCGACGGCGGCCGCCACCTCGTTGGCGGAGAACTACGTCGGCCTGCCGCTGCCCGCCGGGCCTGCGTGA
- a CDS encoding homoserine O-acetyltransferase, whose amino-acid sequence MIVPALPATGAWREGHPPGRREWVRLAPLPLAAGGKLTGARLAYETWGELAPDGSNAVLVLHALTGDSHVRGRAEPGHPSPGWWHELVGPGRALDTDRWFVVAPNALGGCQGSTGPAENAADGRAWGSRFPMITVRDMVRAEVELAEALGVRRWAAVLGGSLGGMRALEWAVDQPERVGSALLLCCGAISSAEQIAWSSAQLHAIRADPDWLGGDYHQLPAGRGPHTGLGIARRIAHLTYRSPQELQDRFAAEHQDGEPAGRYAVESYLDHHADKLVRRFDAASYVALTRAMSAHDVGRDRGGVAAALRRVRARVLVAGVDSDRLFPLAQQRDLADGLPGCGPARVVRSAAGHDGFLTENDQVGALLRELLAES is encoded by the coding sequence ATGATCGTCCCGGCCCTTCCCGCCACCGGCGCGTGGCGGGAAGGGCACCCGCCGGGACGGCGCGAGTGGGTCCGGCTGGCGCCGTTGCCGCTGGCCGCGGGCGGGAAGCTCACCGGTGCCCGGCTGGCCTACGAGACGTGGGGCGAACTCGCCCCGGACGGTTCGAACGCGGTGCTCGTGCTGCACGCTCTGACCGGCGACAGCCACGTGCGCGGGCGGGCCGAGCCCGGGCATCCGAGCCCCGGCTGGTGGCACGAGCTGGTCGGACCGGGCCGCGCGTTGGACACCGACCGGTGGTTCGTGGTCGCGCCCAACGCGCTCGGTGGCTGCCAGGGCAGCACCGGCCCAGCGGAGAACGCCGCGGACGGGCGGGCGTGGGGCTCCCGCTTCCCGATGATCACGGTGCGGGACATGGTGCGCGCGGAGGTCGAGCTGGCCGAAGCGCTCGGCGTGCGCCGCTGGGCGGCGGTGCTCGGCGGTTCGCTGGGCGGGATGCGGGCGCTGGAGTGGGCGGTCGACCAGCCCGAGCGGGTCGGCTCGGCGCTGCTGCTGTGCTGCGGGGCGATCTCCTCGGCCGAGCAGATCGCCTGGTCGTCGGCCCAGCTGCACGCGATCCGCGCCGATCCGGACTGGCTCGGCGGCGACTACCACCAGCTGCCCGCCGGGCGCGGGCCGCACACCGGGCTCGGGATCGCGCGGCGCATCGCGCACCTGACCTACCGCAGCCCGCAGGAGCTCCAGGACCGGTTCGCCGCCGAGCACCAGGACGGCGAGCCGGCCGGCCGCTACGCGGTGGAGTCCTATTTGGACCACCACGCTGACAAGCTGGTGCGCAGGTTCGACGCGGCCAGCTACGTCGCGCTCACGCGGGCGATGTCCGCGCACGACGTGGGCCGGGACCGCGGCGGGGTCGCCGCCGCGCTGCGCCGGGTTCGCGCCCGGGTGCTGGTCGCCGGGGTGGACAGCGACCGGTTGTTCCCGCTCGCCCAGCAGCGCGACCTGGCCGACGGCCTGCCGGGCTGCGGCCCCGCGCGGGTGGTGCGCTCGGCGGCCGGGCACGACGGGTTCCTCACCGAGAACGATCAGGTGGGAGCGCTGCTGCGGGAGCTGCTGGCCGAGTCTTGA